A single genomic interval of Melanotaenia boesemani isolate fMelBoe1 chromosome 4, fMelBoe1.pri, whole genome shotgun sequence harbors:
- the uchl1 gene encoding ubiquitin carboxyl-terminal hydrolase isozyme L1 isoform X1, whose protein sequence is MEWSPMEINPEMLNKIMSKLGVGESWHFVDVLGLEKEQLSAVPKPCCALMLLFPLTQQHESYRAQQADKVGGDSEVYFLKQTVVNSCGTIALLHAVANNKGKLTFDSGSALKKFLDETADMSPDDRAQHLEKNKAICEAHNEVAMQGQCLPEPDKVNFHFIAFVNVNGQLYEFDGKMDGPVNHGVTKDDSFIADAAKVCRGFMEREQGEVRFSAVALCQS, encoded by the exons ATGGAGTGGAGCCCCATGGAAATCAACCCCGAG ATGCTGAACAAG ATTATGAGCAAGTTGGGCGTGGGAGAAAGCTGGCATTTCGTTGATGTGCTGGGTCTGGAGAAAGAACAACTGTCCGCCGTCCCGAAACCATGCTGTGCCTTGATGCTGCTCTTCCCCCTCACGCAACAG CATGAGTCTTACAGAGCTCAGCAAGCAGACAAGGTTGGAGGAGACTCTGAGGTGTATTTCCTGAAGCAGACAGTAGTCAATTCTTGTGGCACCATTGCTCTGCTGCATGCTGTTGCCAACAACAAAGGCAAATTGACATTTG ACAGTGGTTCTGCTTTGAAGAAATTTCTAGATGAAACTGCTgacatgtctcctgatgacagaGCACAACATCTGGAGAAgaataag GCAATATGTGAGGCTCACAATGAGGTTGCTATGCAAGGACAATGTCTG CCAGAACCTGACAAAGTCAACTTCCACTTTATTGCCTTTGTCAACGTAAATGGCCAACTTTATGAATTTG ATGGGAAAATGGATGGACCTGTGAACCATGGAGTTACCAAAGATGATTCCTTCATAGCG GATGCCGCCAAAGTGTGCCGTGGATTCATGGAAAGGGAGCAAGGCGAAGTCCGTTTCTCTGCTGTTGCTCTTTGTCAGAGTTAA
- the uchl1 gene encoding ubiquitin carboxyl-terminal hydrolase isozyme L1 isoform X2, with product MNCQIMSKLGVGESWHFVDVLGLEKEQLSAVPKPCCALMLLFPLTQQHESYRAQQADKVGGDSEVYFLKQTVVNSCGTIALLHAVANNKGKLTFDSGSALKKFLDETADMSPDDRAQHLEKNKAICEAHNEVAMQGQCLPEPDKVNFHFIAFVNVNGQLYEFDGKMDGPVNHGVTKDDSFIADAAKVCRGFMEREQGEVRFSAVALCQS from the exons ATGAACTGTCAG ATTATGAGCAAGTTGGGCGTGGGAGAAAGCTGGCATTTCGTTGATGTGCTGGGTCTGGAGAAAGAACAACTGTCCGCCGTCCCGAAACCATGCTGTGCCTTGATGCTGCTCTTCCCCCTCACGCAACAG CATGAGTCTTACAGAGCTCAGCAAGCAGACAAGGTTGGAGGAGACTCTGAGGTGTATTTCCTGAAGCAGACAGTAGTCAATTCTTGTGGCACCATTGCTCTGCTGCATGCTGTTGCCAACAACAAAGGCAAATTGACATTTG ACAGTGGTTCTGCTTTGAAGAAATTTCTAGATGAAACTGCTgacatgtctcctgatgacagaGCACAACATCTGGAGAAgaataag GCAATATGTGAGGCTCACAATGAGGTTGCTATGCAAGGACAATGTCTG CCAGAACCTGACAAAGTCAACTTCCACTTTATTGCCTTTGTCAACGTAAATGGCCAACTTTATGAATTTG ATGGGAAAATGGATGGACCTGTGAACCATGGAGTTACCAAAGATGATTCCTTCATAGCG GATGCCGCCAAAGTGTGCCGTGGATTCATGGAAAGGGAGCAAGGCGAAGTCCGTTTCTCTGCTGTTGCTCTTTGTCAGAGTTAA